In one Halosimplex halophilum genomic region, the following are encoded:
- a CDS encoding DUF5798 family protein, with amino-acid sequence MGFGDTAKKIQRVTDIAEKLYERLNQVIEQVQDLKERVESTSEQLDAMDRELAEQRAIVEALAEQQGVDVEAVVDELPDPDAEGEGDAESGETGADGSDADGSGSDATDTSADTTDPDTATTND; translated from the coding sequence ATGGGATTCGGCGACACCGCCAAGAAGATCCAGCGCGTGACCGACATCGCTGAGAAGCTCTACGAGCGACTCAACCAGGTGATCGAGCAGGTCCAGGACCTCAAGGAACGGGTCGAGTCCACCAGCGAACAGCTCGACGCGATGGACCGGGAGCTGGCCGAACAGCGCGCCATCGTCGAGGCGCTCGCCGAACAGCAGGGCGTCGACGTCGAGGCCGTCGTCGACGAGCTTCCCGACCCCGACGCGGAGGGCGAAGGTGATGCCGAATCGGGCGAGACCGGGGCCGACGGAAGCGACGCCGACGGGTCCGGGAGCGACGCGACCGACACCTCGGCCGACACGACCGACCCGGACACCGCCACGACGAACGACTGA
- a CDS encoding CoA-binding protein, whose translation MPVDSDERLREILEGETIAVVGLSSTPGKAAHDVPSYMREQGYEVVPVNPYADEIFGREPYDSLAEVEEAVDIVDVFRPTDEVPGIVDEALDRDDAGTVWLQLGITHDEAGERVEAAGRNFVQDRCLKVEHQRLFE comes from the coding sequence ATGCCAGTCGATTCCGACGAGCGACTCCGCGAGATACTCGAAGGGGAGACGATCGCCGTCGTCGGGCTGTCGAGCACGCCCGGGAAGGCGGCTCACGACGTTCCGTCGTACATGCGCGAGCAGGGGTACGAGGTGGTCCCGGTCAACCCCTACGCCGACGAGATCTTCGGCCGGGAGCCGTACGACTCGCTCGCCGAGGTCGAGGAGGCGGTCGACATCGTGGACGTGTTCCGGCCGACCGACGAGGTCCCGGGGATCGTCGACGAGGCGCTGGACCGCGACGACGCCGGCACCGTCTGGCTCCAGCTGGGCATCACCCACGACGAGGCGGGCGAGCGCGTCGAGGCGGCCGGCCGGAACTTCGTCCAGGACCGCTGTCTCAAGGTGGAACACCAGCGGCTGTTCGAGTAA
- a CDS encoding RAD55 family ATPase: MYDLGTTFGNATVAPGTNLLVSGPPLSGKRRMALDVLAHGSERGEGVIVVTTRDSASRVLNDYEALVSDPGSVDIGIVDCVTKHQGRSARDTDIVKYASSPEDMTGIGIKFSEFVEEFHQQRGIENVRVLVDSLSTLLMYSDVQTVFRFMHVFTSRIDNADAMGIHVIESTAHDEETLNTLRQLFDHAVTVEADGAVSTTIPDATPEQLER; this comes from the coding sequence ATGTACGACCTCGGAACGACGTTCGGGAACGCGACGGTGGCCCCGGGTACGAACCTGCTGGTCTCCGGGCCGCCGCTGTCGGGCAAGCGTCGCATGGCGCTCGACGTGCTGGCTCACGGCTCCGAACGCGGCGAGGGGGTCATCGTGGTCACCACCCGCGACAGCGCGAGCCGCGTCCTCAACGACTACGAGGCGCTCGTCTCCGACCCGGGCTCGGTGGACATCGGTATCGTCGACTGCGTGACGAAACACCAGGGTCGGAGCGCCCGCGACACGGACATCGTCAAGTACGCCTCCTCGCCGGAGGACATGACGGGCATCGGGATCAAGTTCTCCGAGTTCGTCGAGGAGTTCCACCAGCAGCGGGGGATCGAGAACGTCCGGGTGCTGGTCGACTCGCTGTCGACGCTGCTGATGTACTCGGACGTGCAGACCGTCTTCCGGTTCATGCACGTGTTCACGAGCCGCATCGACAACGCCGACGCGATGGGCATCCACGTCATCGAGTCGACGGCCCACGACGAGGAGACGCTGAACACGCTCCGCCAGCTGTTCGACCACGCCGTCACCGTCGAGGCGGACGGCGCGGTCTCGACGACCATCCCGGATGCGACGCCCGAGCAACTGGAGCGGTGA
- a CDS encoding sigma factor-like helix-turn-helix DNA-binding protein: MTFQSSLFHYEEDLSALSDAQREVYEAVEQDGYGMREYARKTGRSPGTVGNLLRRARRRLDGGEHA, translated from the coding sequence GTGACGTTCCAGTCGTCGCTGTTCCACTACGAGGAGGACCTGTCGGCCCTGTCAGACGCCCAGCGGGAGGTGTACGAGGCGGTCGAACAGGACGGCTACGGGATGCGGGAGTACGCTCGCAAAACCGGCCGCTCACCCGGCACGGTCGGAAACCTCCTACGCCGGGCTCGCCGCCGTCTCGACGGGGGTGAGCACGCGTGA
- a CDS encoding deazapurine DNA modification protein DpdA family protein, with translation MVNYQTMLNGRDSRWRDYDLFIDPGAYSMFAPPEHGGQGLADYPESTESYLYDIGQIQPAYYAWRDYVCEDDVREFHDWSVREQQERTLDRHIECANLHDDLGITAEPVAVVQGWKPADYRRHAQQLRDHGLVTNRVGIGTMCGRDDVAICEEIVAAVREVLPDVELHAFGLDKRCYDSEPIIEEITSTDSLAYCYRYQRPAGWSRWEYIFKLYLDHRAAWDDAVGGAEYRSRENRDRGQSSLEGFA, from the coding sequence ATGGTCAACTACCAGACCATGCTGAACGGCCGGGATTCGCGGTGGAGAGACTACGACCTGTTCATCGACCCCGGCGCCTACTCGATGTTCGCCCCACCCGAGCATGGTGGCCAGGGGCTCGCCGATTATCCCGAGTCGACCGAATCCTACCTGTATGACATCGGGCAGATACAGCCAGCGTACTACGCGTGGCGCGATTACGTCTGTGAAGACGACGTGCGGGAGTTCCACGACTGGTCCGTCCGAGAGCAACAAGAGCGGACGCTCGACCGACACATCGAATGTGCGAACCTCCATGATGACCTGGGGATCACAGCCGAGCCGGTCGCCGTCGTTCAGGGCTGGAAGCCGGCAGACTACCGGCGACACGCCCAGCAACTCCGCGACCACGGACTCGTCACCAACCGCGTTGGTATCGGCACGATGTGCGGCCGTGACGACGTGGCGATTTGCGAGGAGATCGTCGCGGCAGTCCGCGAGGTACTCCCAGACGTAGAACTCCACGCGTTCGGGCTGGACAAGCGGTGCTACGACAGCGAGCCCATCATTGAGGAGATCACATCGACGGACTCGCTGGCGTACTGTTACCGCTACCAGCGACCGGCGGGGTGGTCCCGCTGGGAGTATATTTTCAAGCTCTACCTAGACCACCGCGCCGCCTGGGACGACGCGGTCGGTGGCGCCGAGTACCGGTCGCGGGAGAACCGAGATCGTGGTCAGTCCTCACTGGAGGGGTTCGCGTGA